In a single window of the Oecophyllibacter saccharovorans genome:
- a CDS encoding nucleotidyltransferase family protein translates to MTSHPHAVLLLAAGGSTRLGRPKQLLPWHGQPLVRQVAQILAGTQPETFVVVTGAHHCEVRHALSGLNWQEAYNSDWQAGLASSLQAGLGQLARSGFTTQGPVLVAMTDQPFLTPAHLQALLKASRQGTGGWRNVVTGYGPPAQTPENGLQRRPPQGVPACLTPDTCARAGHLRGDQGFRNLWLEPPAVIEAPELGLDIDTPADWQEACTRLKRFPNADKNVQAPD, encoded by the coding sequence ATGACCTCCCACCCCCATGCCGTGCTTCTGCTGGCGGCTGGCGGCAGCACCCGACTCGGACGACCCAAACAGCTTCTTCCCTGGCACGGTCAACCTCTGGTCCGGCAGGTAGCGCAAATTCTTGCCGGCACGCAGCCTGAAACCTTCGTGGTCGTGACCGGCGCGCACCATTGTGAAGTCCGCCACGCCCTGAGCGGGCTGAACTGGCAGGAAGCGTATAATTCTGACTGGCAGGCAGGCCTGGCTTCCTCCCTGCAGGCTGGTCTGGGGCAGCTGGCCCGCAGCGGTTTCACCACGCAGGGGCCGGTCCTGGTAGCGATGACGGATCAGCCTTTTCTGACCCCAGCCCATCTTCAGGCCCTGCTGAAAGCCAGCCGGCAAGGAACAGGAGGCTGGCGGAATGTGGTGACAGGTTATGGTCCCCCTGCACAGACGCCTGAAAACGGCCTGCAGCGCAGGCCCCCGCAAGGCGTGCCGGCCTGTCTGACCCCCGACACCTGCGCACGGGCCGGGCACTTGCGCGGAGACCAGGGATTCCGCAATCTCTGGCTGGAACCCCCGGCGGTCATTGAAGCACCCGAGCTGGGATTGGACATCGACACGCCTGCCGACTGGCAGGAAGCCTGCACACGGCTGAAACGTTTCCCGAACGCTGATAAAAATGTACAGGCTCCCGACTAG
- a CDS encoding putative hemolysin: MTTGKSEKTVALQNRKSLGKVLGMAVLSAGLLGGLAACNDSSETPKSTTASSAAGSTSATPMIGGHPNPAAAYCAQVGGTPVIRTAQDGSQSGQCRLPDGRMVDEWQLFRQAHANNP; the protein is encoded by the coding sequence ATGACAACCGGAAAATCTGAAAAGACTGTGGCTCTTCAGAACCGCAAAAGCCTGGGCAAGGTGTTGGGCATGGCCGTGCTCTCCGCCGGACTGCTGGGTGGACTTGCAGCCTGCAATGATTCATCGGAAACCCCGAAAAGCACCACGGCCAGCTCGGCAGCGGGTTCCACTTCGGCCACGCCCATGATCGGCGGTCATCCCAATCCTGCCGCCGCTTATTGCGCTCAGGTCGGCGGCACGCCTGTCATCCGCACGGCCCAGGATGGCAGCCAGAGCGGCCAGTGCCGCCTGCCGGACGGTCGGATGGTTGATGAATGGCAGCTCTTTCGTCAGGCACACGCCAATAATCCCTGA
- the rplM gene encoding 50S ribosomal protein L13 — translation MSMTKTTVSLKPAEVKRDWILIDAEGLVLGRLASLIAARLRGKNKPQFTPNVDCGDAIVVINAEKVALTGNKVGQKLFHYHTGYPGGIKERTITQRLQGHHPDHVVRKAVERMISRGPLQRQQMKNLYVYAGDKHPHEGQNPKKLDVAALNRKNTLSKA, via the coding sequence ATGTCAATGACGAAGACAACGGTTTCGCTGAAACCGGCCGAGGTGAAGCGCGACTGGATCCTGATCGACGCCGAAGGGCTCGTTCTGGGCCGCCTCGCCTCTCTGATCGCAGCCCGCCTGCGCGGCAAGAACAAGCCCCAGTTCACCCCGAACGTGGATTGCGGCGATGCCATCGTGGTGATCAACGCCGAAAAGGTGGCGCTGACCGGCAACAAGGTCGGCCAGAAGCTCTTTCATTACCACACCGGCTATCCGGGCGGCATCAAGGAGCGCACCATCACGCAGCGTCTTCAGGGCCATCACCCTGACCACGTTGTGCGCAAAGCGGTTGAACGCATGATTTCCCGCGGCCCGCTGCAGCGCCAGCAGATGAAGAATCTGTACGTTTATGCTGGCGACAAGCATCCCCATGAAGGGCAGAATCCCAAGAAGCTGGATGTTGCCGCCCTCAACCGCAAAAACACCCTGAGCAAGGCGTAA
- a CDS encoding XdhC family protein, producing the protein MTGEVQKTLHPPTPLLPDWPEYGLVDDVVPVLRSWQQAGKRAALATLVSIQGPSPRPLGSEMAISSSGEVVGYVSGGCVEGAVATEALNVLQTRKPQLLDYGAGSPVMDLQLACGGRIGIYVRELHDIAAYTQAHETAARDRLQLVVRTDLGNGRMSWKALPHPEAAELAPHPSSGRSPSSTTPFLRFVPPPLRLVLVGGDPITLALAKLAPFFGLQVHLLRPHGPSHPPAFLAAHSYDRRPLSQSLAELAPDPWTAVYSLSHDAETDHSVTCQALASNAFCIGLLGSKSRIPARMERLRHEGFSPAQLARLHLPAGLPLASRTPSGIALSILAEVLQYAPVFQAGYAPDSSDPSDVKAP; encoded by the coding sequence GTGACCGGAGAGGTCCAGAAAACACTTCACCCGCCGACCCCCCTTCTGCCGGACTGGCCGGAATACGGGCTGGTCGATGATGTGGTGCCAGTCCTGCGCAGCTGGCAACAGGCAGGCAAACGTGCAGCCCTTGCCACTCTGGTCTCGATCCAGGGACCTTCCCCCCGACCGCTCGGCAGCGAAATGGCTATCAGCAGCTCCGGTGAGGTGGTCGGTTATGTCTCCGGTGGCTGTGTGGAAGGCGCGGTCGCAACAGAAGCTCTGAACGTTCTTCAGACACGCAAGCCGCAGCTTCTGGATTATGGCGCAGGAAGCCCGGTTATGGACCTTCAGCTGGCCTGCGGCGGGCGAATCGGCATTTACGTCCGCGAGCTCCACGATATCGCCGCTTACACGCAAGCCCATGAAACAGCGGCGCGCGATCGGCTGCAGCTGGTTGTCAGAACAGACCTCGGCAATGGCCGTATGTCCTGGAAGGCCCTGCCTCATCCGGAGGCTGCCGAGCTGGCCCCACACCCCTCTTCTGGACGCAGCCCCTCCTCAACAACGCCTTTTCTGCGCTTCGTTCCGCCACCGCTCCGCCTTGTCCTGGTCGGCGGCGATCCGATCACCTTGGCCCTGGCGAAGCTCGCTCCTTTCTTCGGGCTGCAGGTGCATCTCCTGCGTCCCCATGGCCCCAGCCATCCCCCGGCTTTTCTGGCAGCCCACAGCTATGACCGCCGTCCGCTGTCCCAATCGCTGGCCGAGCTGGCGCCTGATCCATGGACGGCGGTCTACAGCCTCTCACATGACGCGGAGACCGATCACAGCGTCACCTGCCAGGCCTTGGCTTCAAACGCTTTCTGCATCGGATTGCTGGGCAGCAAGTCGCGCATCCCGGCACGGATGGAACGCCTGAGACATGAGGGGTTTTCTCCAGCCCAGCTGGCACGGCTCCACCTGCCTGCAGGCCTTCCCCTCGCCAGTCGGACGCCAAGCGGCATCGCACTCTCCATTCTGGCGGAAGTCCTGCAATACGCACCGGTCTTTCAGGCAGGCTACGCGCCCGACAGCTCCGACCCGTCTGACGTTAAGGCGCCATGA
- the rpsI gene encoding 30S ribosomal protein S9 yields MSETQERNAAAERTGTLQDLAGVSEIVVNTAPVHEVKRDAQGRSYATGRRKDAVARVWIKPGKGDIVVNGRPVTDYFARPVLRMLLTQPFLVVDRYNQFDVFCTVKGGGLSGQAGALRHGISRALTYYEPELRGILKAAGFLTRDSRVVERKKYGRAKARRSFQFSKR; encoded by the coding sequence ATGTCAGAGACTCAAGAGCGCAACGCCGCTGCCGAGCGCACCGGAACGCTGCAGGATCTCGCCGGTGTGTCCGAGATCGTCGTCAACACCGCCCCGGTTCATGAAGTCAAGCGCGATGCCCAGGGCCGCTCCTATGCGACCGGGCGCCGCAAGGACGCCGTGGCCCGCGTCTGGATCAAGCCCGGTAAAGGCGACATCGTGGTCAATGGCCGCCCGGTCACGGACTACTTCGCCCGTCCCGTGCTGCGCATGCTGCTGACCCAGCCCTTCCTGGTGGTGGACCGCTACAACCAGTTCGACGTGTTCTGCACTGTCAAAGGTGGTGGGCTCTCCGGCCAGGCTGGCGCGCTGCGTCACGGCATTTCCCGTGCACTAACCTATTACGAGCCTGAACTGCGCGGCATCCTCAAGGCTGCCGGCTTCCTCACCCGTGACAGCCGTGTGGTTGAACGCAAGAAATACGGTCGTGCTAAGGCCCGTCGTTCCTTCCAGTTCTCCAAGCGCTGA
- a CDS encoding branched-chain amino acid aminotransferase: MALFKIERTSSPTPAEARRRLLGLPGFGQVFTDHMALISYSDDQGWHDAKITARRPFQVDPASPVFHYGQEIFEGLKAYHHAPREGEKGVALFRPDANARRFKASARRLAMPELPEELFLQALEELLKVEKDWIPEGEGHSLYLRPFMISDGAFLGVKPANNYVFCVLASPAGSYFSKGAVSVWVSENYTRAAPGGTGEAKCGGNYAGSLVAQQEAKRQGCDQVLFLDSANRRYVEEMGGMNVMFVHRDGHVSTPPLNGTILRGITRDSLLRLGREMGIEMREEPVDIEEVFKGARSGEIVEAFACGTAAALSPIGSFRRPGGEVKFGDGNTPGPVTLKLREKLTGLQRGRYPDPFGWVQPVALD; encoded by the coding sequence ATGGCTTTATTCAAAATTGAAAGAACTTCCAGTCCCACGCCGGCCGAGGCGCGCCGCCGCCTGTTGGGGCTGCCTGGCTTCGGCCAGGTCTTTACCGATCACATGGCATTGATCAGCTATTCGGATGACCAGGGCTGGCATGATGCGAAAATCACCGCGCGCCGCCCTTTCCAGGTCGATCCGGCTTCCCCCGTATTTCACTACGGACAGGAGATCTTCGAAGGCCTCAAGGCCTATCACCATGCGCCCCGTGAGGGTGAGAAGGGGGTGGCTCTTTTCCGGCCTGATGCGAATGCACGGCGTTTCAAGGCTTCTGCGCGCCGCCTGGCCATGCCGGAACTTCCCGAAGAACTGTTCCTCCAGGCCCTGGAAGAACTTTTGAAAGTGGAAAAGGACTGGATTCCCGAGGGGGAAGGGCACAGCCTGTACCTGCGCCCCTTCATGATATCCGATGGGGCTTTCCTCGGCGTCAAACCGGCCAATAACTATGTGTTCTGCGTTCTCGCCTCGCCAGCCGGCAGCTATTTCAGCAAGGGTGCCGTGTCGGTCTGGGTGTCGGAGAACTATACCCGTGCTGCGCCGGGCGGCACGGGTGAGGCCAAATGCGGCGGTAATTATGCCGGCAGTCTTGTTGCCCAGCAGGAAGCGAAGAGGCAGGGCTGCGATCAGGTTTTGTTTCTTGATTCGGCCAATCGCCGTTATGTCGAGGAGATGGGGGGGATGAATGTCATGTTCGTCCATCGCGACGGCCATGTATCCACCCCGCCGCTGAATGGCACCATCCTGCGCGGCATCACGCGTGACAGCCTTCTCAGGCTGGGGCGTGAGATGGGCATTGAGATGCGGGAAGAACCCGTTGATATCGAAGAGGTGTTTAAAGGGGCCCGCTCCGGTGAAATTGTCGAGGCTTTCGCCTGCGGCACGGCCGCAGCGCTTTCTCCGATCGGCAGCTTCAGGCGTCCTGGCGGCGAGGTGAAATTCGGTGATGGCAACACCCCCGGTCCCGTCACGCTGAAGCTGCGCGAGAAGCTGACCGGGCTGCAGCGTGGCAGATACCCCGATCCGTTCGGTTGGGTGCAGCCGGTTGCGCTGGATTGA